Proteins from a single region of Candidatus Poribacteria bacterium:
- a CDS encoding rhodanese-like domain-containing protein, whose protein sequence is MPLKTLEQLVSEAKANVGHISPDELTEATESIILLDVRDEPDYDEEHLPNAVSLPRGYLELDIDEVAPDADTHIVTYCGGGTRATLSAHTLKNMGYENVSVLTGGFRGWKAEGLPTEESDE, encoded by the coding sequence ATGCCACTGAAAACCCTTGAACAACTCGTTTCCGAGGCGAAAGCGAATGTTGGACACATATCACCAGACGAACTTACAGAAGCTACAGAGTCAATCATCCTCTTAGATGTCCGCGACGAACCCGACTACGACGAAGAACATCTGCCGAATGCAGTTTCACTCCCACGCGGTTATCTCGAACTCGATATTGATGAGGTCGCCCCTGACGCAGATACACACATCGTTACATATTGCGGTGGCGGCACCCGTGCGACACTCTCCGCACACACTTTAAAAAACATGGGCTATGAAAATGTCTCAGTGCTGACGGGTGGTTTCCGCGGTTGGAAAGCCGAAGGATTACCAACCGAAGAATCTGATGAATAA
- a CDS encoding spermidine/putrescine ABC transporter substrate-binding protein, translating into MRNRYILLAVILLALFIGNSHGQKKQLNVFTWAGYVSDDIREGFEKEFGASVLIDTYASNEDLLAKLLAGATGYDIIMPSDYMVSILIKQNLLAELNRDNIPNFQNISPLFLGKYFDTENRYSIPYTFGTAGIAYDSAVVSPAPDSWTVLWDTQYKNQFSMLDDQRETIGAALKLLGYSLNTTDPKEIKAAKEKLIAQKPLVKQYKSEAEELLIAGDVVMAHCWSGDAFRATETRPTIRYVIPKEGSSQFIDAVCIPKSAPHKSLAEQFINYLLRPEVNAKITTFTKYGTCVPTAKEYLPEHLRKHKFIYPPQEVLESLEWLKDAGDFTRHYNRAWEEIKAK; encoded by the coding sequence ATGCGAAACAGATATATCCTTTTAGCAGTCATACTTCTCGCACTCTTTATCGGCAATAGCCATGGACAAAAGAAACAACTCAACGTCTTCACGTGGGCAGGTTACGTCAGCGACGACATCCGCGAGGGGTTTGAAAAGGAATTCGGGGCGAGCGTCCTCATTGATACCTATGCCAGCAACGAAGACCTCCTTGCGAAGTTGTTAGCCGGTGCGACAGGATACGACATCATCATGCCGTCCGACTACATGGTGTCCATCCTAATCAAGCAAAATCTATTAGCCGAATTGAACCGCGACAACATCCCTAACTTCCAAAATATCAGTCCGCTATTCCTTGGCAAATACTTCGACACCGAAAACCGATATTCCATCCCCTATACATTCGGCACCGCGGGTATCGCTTACGATTCGGCTGTTGTTTCGCCAGCACCCGATAGTTGGACGGTGCTTTGGGATACCCAATATAAGAACCAATTCAGCATGTTGGACGATCAACGCGAGACAATCGGTGCTGCGCTTAAACTGCTCGGATACAGCCTCAACACAACCGATCCGAAGGAGATCAAAGCGGCGAAAGAAAAACTCATTGCCCAGAAACCGCTCGTCAAACAGTATAAGAGCGAGGCGGAAGAACTCCTCATCGCTGGGGACGTCGTCATGGCGCACTGCTGGAGCGGTGATGCGTTCCGTGCAACAGAAACCCGACCTACGATCCGATATGTCATTCCGAAAGAAGGCTCAAGCCAGTTTATCGATGCGGTCTGCATTCCGAAATCCGCACCCCATAAATCCCTCGCCGAGCAATTCATCAATTACCTCCTTCGCCCTGAAGTCAATGCCAAGATTACGACTTTCACGAAATATGGGACATGCGTCCCCACGGCGAAAGAATATTTACCGGAACACCTACGGAAACACAAATTTATCTATCCACCGCAAGAGGTTTTGGAATCCCTTGAGTGGCTAAAAGATGCGGGAGACTTCACGAGACACTATAACCGCGCATGGGAGGAAATCAAAGCGAAATGA